The following coding sequences lie in one Candidatus Zixiibacteriota bacterium genomic window:
- a CDS encoding DUF4301 family protein — MGLPDDIQSSQKIKQQLELKGLSLTDIQEQVSFFNQGMPPSKLVRAATVGDGIRRFPDERVEALTGLQHIARDNGRFLKFVPASGAASRMFKALQDLESRQEKIDFDYLRANRDSDRSALEGLTFFENLDKFAFYEDLNEAVKKDGQNLSDLLDNGRLKEIMQIILKPEGLGYSDFPKGMIPFHKYQLEIRTAVAEHFHEAIRYVQDSDGTARLHFTVQEKHRDGFEKHIEQCRQQFTGEQVNFEVSISSQRKDTETLAVTLEDRPLLDEEGLLLFRPGGHGALLYNLLELEADLVYIKNIDNVIPANLFEQQVLYKQVLGGILVEIQDEIFGALRDMEGDDISAERLRAIAIFSRDNLNIDVPDELFKQGGEELKRFLAKHLNRPLRVCGMVKNEGEPGGGPFWVEDSKGQVSLQIVESAQVDLNNPDQKDIFESSTHFNPVDIVTGLRDYRGKPFDLLEYRDMEAGIITVKSRYGREIKAMELPGLWNGSMAHFNTVFVEIPIETFNPVKTVNDLLRPRHQQTGV, encoded by the coding sequence ATGGGATTACCCGACGATATTCAAAGCAGTCAAAAAATAAAGCAACAACTCGAACTCAAGGGGCTCAGCCTCACGGATATTCAAGAGCAGGTCAGCTTTTTTAACCAGGGTATGCCACCATCCAAACTGGTCAGGGCGGCTACTGTCGGCGATGGTATCCGCAGATTTCCTGATGAGCGGGTGGAAGCGCTGACCGGTTTACAACATATTGCTCGTGATAATGGACGCTTTTTGAAGTTCGTTCCGGCATCGGGAGCCGCCTCACGTATGTTCAAAGCGCTTCAGGACCTCGAAAGCCGGCAGGAAAAGATAGATTTTGATTACCTGCGTGCGAACCGGGATTCTGACCGATCTGCATTGGAGGGGCTTACTTTTTTCGAGAATCTCGACAAATTCGCATTCTATGAAGACCTAAACGAGGCCGTTAAGAAAGATGGACAGAATCTTTCCGATCTGTTGGATAACGGTCGTCTAAAGGAGATCATGCAGATAATCCTCAAACCGGAAGGTCTCGGGTATTCTGATTTTCCGAAGGGGATGATCCCGTTTCATAAATACCAGCTGGAGATCCGGACTGCAGTGGCGGAACACTTTCATGAAGCGATACGCTATGTTCAGGACAGTGACGGAACCGCTCGTTTGCATTTCACTGTGCAGGAGAAACATCGAGACGGTTTCGAAAAGCATATAGAACAATGCCGTCAGCAATTTACCGGGGAGCAGGTGAATTTCGAGGTCAGTATCTCCTCGCAGCGCAAGGATACCGAAACATTGGCTGTCACGCTCGAGGACCGACCTCTTCTGGATGAGGAAGGTCTTTTGTTGTTCCGTCCGGGAGGGCATGGCGCACTTCTGTACAACCTGCTCGAACTTGAGGCTGACCTGGTGTACATAAAAAATATCGACAATGTCATCCCGGCTAATCTGTTCGAACAGCAGGTGCTCTACAAGCAGGTGCTGGGGGGGATACTTGTAGAAATCCAGGATGAAATCTTCGGAGCTTTAAGGGATATGGAAGGCGATGATATCTCCGCTGAGCGCTTGCGGGCGATCGCGATATTCTCCCGCGACAATCTCAACATTGATGTCCCGGATGAGCTATTCAAGCAGGGCGGAGAAGAATTGAAACGGTTTTTAGCGAAGCACTTGAATCGTCCCCTGCGTGTTTGTGGTATGGTAAAAAACGAGGGTGAACCGGGCGGAGGACCGTTCTGGGTCGAAGACTCCAAGGGTCAGGTCAGCCTTCAGATTGTCGAATCGGCCCAGGTAGATTTGAACAATCCCGACCAGAAAGATATTTTCGAAAGTTCCACCCATTTTAATCCGGTCGATATCGTAACCGGATTGCGTGACTACCGCGGAAAACCGTTTGACCTGTTAGAATACCGCGATATGGAGGCGGGAATAATCACCGTGAAGTCTCGCTATGGTCGCGAGATCAAGGCGATGGAACTGCCGGGTTTGTGGAACG